A single window of Methylocella tundrae DNA harbors:
- a CDS encoding YdcF family protein: protein MFFALSKIFWLIAEPLTFLLILLCIGVALQFTRRARLGRRWTAATTLALAVLLLTPLSAALLLPLENRFPAPPADLAPPTGIIVLGGALQQRKSESRGQVIFSEDGARLIAGLELARRYPQARLIYSGGSGDLLDQSSAETVGARKFWLALGGPADRMSFESRSRNTWENALFTRDLLQPKPGETWLLVTSAWHMPRSMGIFRRLGFDVIAYPVAYRTFGDARDWSWFASASDRIPMLDLSVREWIGLLAYRLTGKTGALFPAP, encoded by the coding sequence ATGTTCTTTGCTCTCTCCAAAATCTTTTGGCTGATCGCCGAACCGCTCACATTTCTCCTTATTCTTCTTTGTATCGGCGTCGCTCTGCAATTTACCCGCCGGGCGCGGTTAGGGCGGCGGTGGACCGCCGCGACGACGCTGGCGCTGGCCGTGCTGTTGCTGACGCCGCTCAGCGCGGCGCTGCTGCTGCCGCTCGAGAATCGGTTTCCGGCGCCTCCCGCCGATCTCGCGCCGCCAACGGGCATCATCGTTCTCGGAGGCGCGCTACAGCAGCGCAAGAGCGAATCGCGCGGACAGGTGATCTTTTCCGAAGATGGCGCGCGACTCATCGCCGGGCTCGAACTGGCGCGACGCTATCCGCAGGCTCGCCTCATCTACTCTGGCGGGTCCGGCGATCTCCTGGACCAAAGTTCGGCGGAGACGGTCGGCGCGCGAAAATTCTGGCTTGCCCTTGGCGGGCCAGCCGACAGGATGAGTTTTGAATCAAGATCCCGCAATACCTGGGAAAACGCCCTGTTCACGCGCGATCTTTTGCAGCCGAAGCCGGGCGAGACATGGCTGCTCGTGACGTCGGCCTGGCACATGCCCCGCTCGATGGGCATTTTTCGGCGTCTTGGCTTCGACGTGATCGCCTATCCCGTCGCCTATCGCACCTTCGGCGATGCGCGGGACTGGTCCTGGTTCGCTTCGGCCTCGGATCGCATCCCCATGCTCGATCTCAGCGTTCGTGAATGGATCGGGCTTCTCGCCTATCGTCTGACCGGCAAGACCGGCGCCCTGTTTCCAGCGCCATGA
- a CDS encoding DUF599 domain-containing protein yields MLDLSIADSIGLAFFLGVWVLYRFVNEHGLGRLRSLSVLMNEHRMGWMRSMSTRDSRIADASIMSSLQNGAAFFASTSLILLGGAAASMRATDDVLKVFGDLPFGLTVTRGTWELKVLGLALLFGYSFFKFAWAYRLFIYAAILLGATPGPESPDAEAREKASKRAGFMTIDAGLHFAKGLRSFYFAFAYVGWFVSPYVLMTTTAAIFIIVMRRQFFSAARASLTHEPS; encoded by the coding sequence ATGCTCGATCTTTCAATAGCAGACAGCATCGGTCTTGCATTCTTTCTTGGCGTCTGGGTCCTCTATCGCTTCGTCAACGAACACGGCCTTGGCCGCTTGCGCAGCCTCTCGGTGCTGATGAATGAGCATCGGATGGGGTGGATGCGATCGATGAGCACGCGCGATTCGCGCATCGCGGACGCCAGCATTATGTCGAGCTTGCAGAACGGCGCCGCATTTTTCGCCTCGACGTCGCTGATCCTGCTCGGCGGCGCGGCGGCCTCGATGCGGGCGACCGATGACGTGCTCAAAGTATTCGGCGACCTGCCGTTCGGATTGACGGTGACGAGGGGAACCTGGGAGCTCAAGGTGCTCGGCCTCGCCCTTCTCTTTGGCTATTCTTTCTTCAAATTCGCCTGGGCCTACCGCCTCTTCATCTATGCGGCGATCCTTCTTGGCGCGACGCCCGGCCCCGAATCCCCCGATGCGGAAGCTCGGGAAAAAGCCTCAAAGCGCGCGGGCTTTATGACCATCGACGCCGGACTTCACTTCGCCAAAGGGCTGCGCAGCTTCTACTTCGCCTTCGCCTATGTAGGCTGGTTCGTCAGTCCTTACGTGCTGATGACGACCACCGCCGCGATTTTTATTATCGTCATGCGCCGCCAGTTTTTCTCGGCCGCCCGGGCCTCGCTGACACACGAGCCGTCATAA
- a CDS encoding glutathione S-transferase family protein, with translation MTYTLIIANKAYSSWSLRPWLLMRHFDIAFDEVVVPLGRAETRAEILRYSPAARCPVLRDGDRTVWDSLAIIEYVAEAFPDLAIWPRDPAARARARALSAEMHSGFMALRSHLPTNFRRPVRERPLTPEAAADVARIEEAFSSAREEFGAGGTFLFGEFSAADAMFAPVVNRLHIYAVAVAPQTRAYMDAVMALPAWGDWREGAFAEPWTIEKYEIV, from the coding sequence GTGACCTATACTCTTATCATCGCCAATAAAGCATATTCCTCATGGTCGCTGAGGCCGTGGCTTCTCATGCGGCATTTCGACATCGCCTTCGATGAAGTCGTCGTGCCGCTCGGCCGTGCCGAGACTCGTGCGGAGATTTTGCGTTATTCGCCGGCGGCGAGGTGCCCGGTTTTGCGCGACGGCGACCGAACCGTCTGGGATTCGCTCGCGATCATTGAATATGTCGCCGAAGCCTTCCCCGATCTCGCGATCTGGCCGCGTGACCCGGCGGCGCGCGCGCGGGCGCGCGCCCTCAGCGCCGAGATGCATTCAGGGTTCATGGCGCTTCGATCGCATTTGCCGACGAATTTTCGCCGGCCGGTGCGCGAACGGCCGCTGACGCCGGAAGCGGCGGCCGACGTCGCCCGGATCGAGGAGGCTTTTTCTTCGGCGCGGGAGGAGTTTGGCGCGGGAGGGACGTTTCTGTTTGGCGAGTTCTCGGCTGCCGACGCGATGTTTGCGCCGGTCGTCAACCGCCTCCATATATATGCGGTCGCGGTGGCGCCCCAAACGCGCGCCTATATGGACGCGGTCATGGCGCTTCCGGCCTGGGGGGACTGGCGCGAGGGCGCCTTTGCGGAACCCTGGACAATTGAAAAATACGAAATAGTCTAA
- a CDS encoding VWA domain-containing protein gives MRADCEEPLHPSRDGRAVVGPKSNSSAEIDQFLSAARERPPAVSGHGRLIFALDATMSRQPTWDLAQSLQSRMFVTAASHGGLDVQLVYYRGFGECKASRFFNGGKDLAALMAKISVAAGATQIARVLRHTLDEAQRLPVQALVFIGDALEEPVDEIADLAGRAGLLGVKAFVFQEGRDRAAEQAFRQIALLTGGAYATFDAGASQRLEALLSAVAAYAAGGRQALELEARSRGAAADLLLAQMR, from the coding sequence ATGCGCGCAGATTGCGAGGAGCCTTTGCATCCCTCAAGGGACGGCCGCGCCGTCGTTGGACCAAAATCCAACTCCAGCGCCGAGATTGATCAGTTTCTCAGCGCGGCCAGGGAGCGCCCTCCCGCCGTGTCCGGACACGGCCGGCTGATCTTCGCGCTCGACGCGACGATGAGCCGCCAGCCTACGTGGGATCTGGCGCAAAGCCTTCAAAGCCGGATGTTCGTGACGGCGGCGTCTCATGGCGGGCTTGACGTGCAACTCGTTTACTATCGTGGATTTGGCGAGTGCAAGGCCTCGCGCTTCTTCAACGGCGGCAAGGATCTCGCCGCGCTGATGGCGAAGATCTCGGTGGCGGCGGGCGCCACCCAGATCGCGAGGGTGCTGCGCCATACGCTGGATGAGGCGCAGCGCCTGCCGGTCCAGGCCCTGGTTTTCATCGGCGACGCGCTGGAGGAGCCGGTCGACGAAATCGCCGATCTTGCCGGGCGGGCCGGGCTTCTCGGCGTCAAGGCCTTTGTGTTTCAGGAAGGGCGCGATAGAGCCGCCGAACAGGCCTTCCGCCAGATCGCCTTGCTGACAGGCGGCGCCTATGCCACATTTGACGCTGGCGCTTCGCAGCGGCTCGAGGCGCTTCTCTCGGCGGTGGCGGCCTATGCGGCGGGCGGTCGTCAGGCTTTGGAGCTGGAAGCCCGGTCTCGCGGCGCCGCAGCCGATCTTTTGTTGGCGCAAATGCGCTGA
- a CDS encoding DnaJ domain-containing protein, which yields MVYLLVGFLIFWLSMAGLRAFTRASPAALAYVIRRGAGAAALIVAGFLVLRGGFAVAMGFAGLGFWLLNSSRQPLSRLFRWRAMGAAAPAGGRAGRVSCVRSAMIEMELDHETGKMRGVILAGPDEGKELDALTRPQCEVVYDLCRRDDPEGARLLEAYLDRRFAGWRPAGETQRDSWRSEARRRSGAMSQDEAYEVLGLQKGASREEVVRSHRSLIKKLHPDHGGTTDLAARVNEAKEVLMRRHP from the coding sequence ATGGTTTATCTTCTGGTCGGTTTCTTGATTTTCTGGCTTTCGATGGCCGGGCTGCGCGCTTTTACGCGCGCGAGCCCGGCGGCGCTTGCCTATGTCATCAGGCGGGGGGCCGGCGCCGCGGCGCTGATCGTCGCGGGATTCCTCGTGTTGCGCGGGGGCTTTGCCGTTGCGATGGGCTTTGCCGGACTGGGCTTCTGGCTTTTGAATTCGAGCAGGCAGCCGTTATCGCGCTTGTTCAGATGGCGGGCGATGGGGGCCGCAGCGCCGGCCGGCGGGCGGGCCGGCCGCGTGTCCTGCGTCCGATCAGCGATGATCGAAATGGAGCTCGATCACGAGACCGGCAAGATGCGCGGCGTCATTCTCGCTGGTCCGGACGAAGGCAAGGAGCTAGACGCGCTGACGCGCCCGCAATGCGAGGTCGTTTACGATCTTTGCCGTCGAGATGATCCGGAGGGCGCCCGACTTCTGGAGGCTTATCTCGATCGCCGCTTTGCCGGCTGGCGTCCGGCAGGCGAGACTCAAAGAGACTCGTGGCGCAGTGAGGCGCGACGACGTTCCGGCGCTATGTCCCAGGATGAAGCGTATGAAGTTCTGGGGCTTCAAAAAGGCGCGTCGCGCGAAGAAGTCGTTCGCTCGCACCGTTCCCTGATAAAAAAGCTTCATCCAGATCATGGCGGGACGACGGACTTGGCGGCCCGTGTGAACGAAGCGAAGGAAGTCTTGATGCGGCGTCATCCGTAG
- a CDS encoding serine hydrolase, whose amino-acid sequence MLTLGATVRRMMKGDALSTLSMAMAASCVLATSVAVTGLTASPAEARHRPHVHHAARHFPRHFARESHSRHSVRYMRVRTFAPSRNFAAIVVDGNSGETLYARNDDEPRHPASITKVMTLYLLFEQLEQGRLRLDSELRVSAHAAAQKPTKLGLRPGRTITVEDAIKAVVTRSANDMAVAIAEAIGGDEDHFAEMMTRKAHELGMSHTRYVNASGLPDDAQITTARDLSILGRAVQERFPRYYHYFSTRAFYYAGATIMNHNHLMDRVEGMDGIKTGYTRASGFNLLTSVKRDGHYIVAVVMGGVSAPSRDRIMADLIEDQIDHGKTVRTASVLSDLPPRPQETEAARPDLPTLRAPAPQEAQQRPQQAPKAALAYIEPEAAAAASASSKLALSAIAPKPARAIDPIRVASISPEVPVEKPRPAYVSGAVRQSAAEARPAAKDWAAKAAALDGSTIHAAYFAPPSATPSTLRWVTGPAPAKDRKFEKPNDRTAALSVETAPSEKLKAAEKAPEEARRPAAARTGWMIQIGATDDIAKANALLVKAKADGRKTLSSAQPFTEKVQKGSETLYRARFAGLEADSAELACKTLKRTGFSCFATKN is encoded by the coding sequence ATGTTGACGCTTGGTGCGACAGTTCGCCGCATGATGAAAGGCGACGCTCTATCCACCCTCTCGATGGCGATGGCGGCGTCGTGCGTCCTTGCGACCAGCGTCGCCGTGACGGGCCTGACCGCGTCGCCCGCCGAGGCGCGTCATCGGCCGCATGTCCACCATGCCGCGAGACATTTTCCAAGGCATTTCGCCCGCGAGAGCCATTCCCGCCATTCCGTGCGCTACATGCGCGTGCGGACTTTTGCGCCGAGCCGGAATTTCGCGGCGATCGTCGTCGACGGCAACAGCGGCGAGACCCTTTACGCCCGCAATGATGACGAGCCGCGCCATCCCGCCTCGATCACAAAAGTAATGACGCTTTATCTTCTGTTCGAGCAGCTCGAACAGGGACGGCTGAGGCTGGACAGCGAGTTGCGCGTCTCCGCCCATGCCGCGGCGCAAAAGCCGACCAAGCTTGGTTTGCGGCCCGGCCGGACAATCACGGTTGAAGACGCGATCAAGGCGGTGGTCACACGTTCGGCGAACGATATGGCTGTCGCCATCGCCGAGGCCATCGGCGGCGACGAAGACCATTTCGCTGAAATGATGACCCGCAAAGCTCATGAGTTGGGCATGAGCCACACGCGTTACGTCAACGCCTCGGGGCTTCCCGACGACGCGCAGATCACGACGGCGCGCGACCTTTCCATTCTCGGCCGCGCGGTGCAGGAGCGTTTCCCCCGCTACTATCATTATTTCTCGACCCGGGCGTTCTACTACGCCGGCGCGACGATCATGAACCACAACCATCTGATGGACCGCGTGGAGGGAATGGATGGCATCAAGACCGGCTACACGCGCGCGTCCGGCTTCAATCTTCTGACCTCCGTCAAGCGCGACGGTCACTATATCGTCGCCGTCGTCATGGGCGGCGTCAGCGCGCCCTCACGCGATCGGATCATGGCCGATTTGATCGAAGATCAGATCGATCATGGGAAGACGGTCCGAACCGCCTCCGTTCTTTCCGATTTGCCGCCTCGGCCGCAAGAAACGGAAGCGGCGCGGCCCGATCTGCCAACGCTCCGCGCGCCGGCGCCGCAAGAAGCGCAGCAGCGGCCCCAGCAGGCGCCAAAGGCCGCCCTGGCCTATATTGAGCCGGAGGCAGCGGCGGCCGCGAGCGCGAGTTCGAAGCTTGCCTTGTCGGCGATCGCGCCAAAGCCGGCGCGGGCGATTGATCCGATCCGCGTCGCCTCGATCAGCCCGGAAGTTCCGGTCGAGAAGCCGCGGCCGGCCTATGTCTCGGGCGCGGTCAGACAGTCAGCGGCGGAGGCCCGGCCCGCAGCGAAAGATTGGGCCGCCAAAGCCGCCGCGCTCGACGGTTCGACCATTCATGCGGCGTATTTCGCGCCGCCTAGCGCCACCCCTTCGACCCTGCGCTGGGTCACAGGCCCAGCTCCCGCCAAAGACCGCAAATTCGAGAAACCCAACGACAGGACAGCGGCCCTCAGCGTCGAGACCGCCCCTTCCGAAAAACTCAAAGCCGCCGAGAAAGCCCCGGAGGAAGCGCGCCGTCCCGCCGCGGCCCGCACCGGATGGATGATTCAGATCGGCGCGACAGATGACATCGCCAAGGCCAACGCGCTGCTCGTCAAAGCCAAGGCCGATGGACGCAAGACTCTGAGCAGCGCGCAGCCCTTCACCGAAAAGGTGCAAAAGGGTTCGGAAACGCTTTATCGGGCGCGTTTTGCCGGCCTTGAGGCGGACAGCGCCGAACTTGCCTGCAAGACGTTGAAGCGAACGGGATTTTCCTGCTTCGCAACGAAAAACTAA
- a CDS encoding phasin family protein, translating into MANTLEDFQKFGKAQFESATSSSSSFVKGLQSIAAETTDYSKKTLENGSAFLEKLLGVKSLDAAIQLQTEYAKTSYADFVAEATKLGELYSALAKEAFKPIELAIAKVQAAKE; encoded by the coding sequence ATGGCAAATACGTTGGAAGACTTCCAGAAATTCGGCAAAGCGCAGTTCGAGTCGGCGACCTCCTCTTCTTCCTCTTTCGTGAAGGGGCTGCAGTCCATCGCGGCTGAAACGACGGATTATTCAAAGAAGACGCTGGAGAACGGATCCGCTTTCCTCGAGAAACTGCTTGGCGTCAAATCGCTCGACGCCGCGATTCAGCTTCAAACCGAATACGCCAAGACCTCCTATGCCGATTTTGTCGCCGAAGCGACAAAGCTCGGGGAGCTTTATTCCGCCCTCGCCAAGGAAGCGTTCAAGCCGATCGAGCTCGCGATCGCCAAGGTGCAGGCGGCGAAGGAATAA
- the clpS gene encoding ATP-dependent Clp protease adapter ClpS, with amino-acid sequence MTQPCARLRGTHANGVDAPIFAAKDPQKGGEGGGPGSGTAVITRTKTQTRRPNMYRVLLLNDDYTPMEFVVAVLKKYFNKGPEEATRIMLHVHQHGVGECGVFTYEIAETKVTQVMDYARKHQHPLQCIMEKK; translated from the coding sequence TTGACGCAACCGTGCGCTCGTCTTAGGGGCACTCATGCGAATGGCGTCGACGCGCCGATCTTTGCTGCAAAAGACCCGCAAAAAGGCGGAGAGGGGGGCGGCCCGGGCTCAGGAACAGCGGTCATTACCCGGACCAAAACGCAGACGCGCCGGCCGAATATGTACCGGGTCCTGCTTCTGAATGACGACTATACGCCGATGGAATTCGTCGTCGCCGTCTTGAAGAAATATTTCAACAAGGGCCCGGAAGAAGCCACGCGCATCATGCTCCATGTCCATCAGCATGGCGTCGGAGAATGCGGCGTATTCACCTACGAAATCGCCGAGACCAAAGTAACGCAGGTTATGGATTACGCCCGCAAGCACCAGCACCCCCTGCAGTGCATCATGGAAAAGAAATGA
- the clpA gene encoding ATP-dependent Clp protease ATP-binding subunit ClpA: MPSFSRNLEQSLHRALAVANERHHEYATLEHLLLSLTDDSDASAVLRACSVDLDHLKKNLRDYIDQELDNLVSDGREDAKPTAGFQRVIQRAVIHVQSSGREEVTGANVLVAIFAERESHAAYFLQEQDMTRYDAVNYISHGIAKRPGLSDPSKAPRGADEEAEAREAKEGKDAGDSKKKEGALDAYCVNLNKKAREGRIDPLIGREAEVQRTIQVLCRRHKNNPLLVGDPGVGKTAIAEGLARKIVKSEVPEVLAEATVFALDMGTLLAGTRYRGDFEERLKQVMKEIENHKNAILFIDEIHTVIGAGATSGGAMDASNLLKPALAQGTLRCIGSTTYKEYRQYFEKDRALVRRFQKIDVNEPSVPDAIEIMKGLKPYFEEFHKIRYTNEAIKAAVELSARYIHDRKLPDKAIDVIDETGASQMLLPENKRKKTIGIKEVEATIATMARIPPKTVSKDDAEVLEHLTETLERVVYGQNSAIVALTSAIKLARAGLRDGEKPIGSYLFSGPTGVGKTEVARQLAVALGVELVRFDMSEYMERHTVSRLIGAPPGYVGFDQGGLLTDSIDQHPHCVLLLDEIEKAHPDLYNILLQVMDHGKLTDHSGKQVDFRNVILIMTTNAGAADMQRSSFGFTRGKREGEDIEAINRMFAPEFRNRLDAVVTFGHLPQEVIVKVVDKFIMQLEAQLADRNVTIELADEARSWLVEHGYDEQMGARPMGRVIQQTIKTPLADEVLFGRLKNGGAVRVVVTEEDGVKKLGFVFPEGPILPRPERDIVEASKKRVRPEPEVRRAKSRRLKTDEGEGDDDEPLADDDEAEPFGAADESETKH, translated from the coding sequence ATGCCGTCCTTCTCCCGCAATCTCGAACAATCGCTCCATCGCGCTCTCGCGGTCGCTAACGAGCGCCATCATGAATACGCCACGCTGGAGCATTTGCTTCTGAGCCTGACTGACGACAGCGATGCATCGGCGGTGCTGCGCGCCTGCTCGGTCGACCTCGATCATCTGAAGAAGAATCTTCGCGACTACATCGACCAGGAGCTCGACAATCTCGTCAGCGACGGCCGCGAAGACGCCAAGCCGACCGCCGGATTTCAACGCGTCATTCAGCGCGCCGTCATTCACGTCCAGTCCTCGGGCCGCGAGGAAGTCACCGGCGCGAATGTGCTGGTTGCGATCTTTGCAGAGCGCGAAAGCCACGCCGCCTATTTCCTGCAGGAGCAGGACATGACCCGCTACGACGCCGTGAACTACATCAGCCATGGCATCGCCAAACGTCCAGGACTCTCCGATCCGTCCAAAGCGCCGCGCGGCGCGGACGAGGAGGCCGAAGCGCGCGAGGCGAAGGAAGGCAAGGACGCGGGCGATTCAAAAAAGAAGGAAGGGGCGCTCGACGCTTATTGCGTCAACCTCAACAAGAAAGCGCGCGAAGGCCGCATCGATCCGCTGATTGGCCGCGAGGCCGAGGTGCAGCGCACGATTCAGGTGCTCTGCCGCCGCCACAAGAACAATCCGCTTCTGGTCGGTGATCCCGGCGTCGGCAAGACCGCCATCGCCGAGGGGCTCGCGCGCAAGATCGTCAAGAGCGAGGTTCCCGAGGTGCTCGCCGAAGCGACTGTGTTTGCGCTCGACATGGGCACGCTGCTCGCGGGAACGCGCTATCGCGGCGATTTTGAGGAACGCCTGAAGCAGGTCATGAAGGAAATCGAGAATCACAAGAATGCGATTCTCTTCATCGACGAAATCCATACAGTGATCGGCGCGGGAGCGACGTCCGGCGGCGCCATGGACGCGTCCAATCTCCTGAAGCCGGCTCTGGCGCAGGGCACGCTGCGTTGTATCGGCTCCACGACCTATAAGGAATACCGCCAGTATTTCGAAAAGGATCGCGCCCTGGTGCGGCGGTTTCAGAAGATCGACGTCAATGAGCCGTCGGTTCCGGACGCCATCGAGATCATGAAGGGGCTAAAGCCCTATTTCGAGGAGTTCCACAAGATCCGCTACACCAATGAGGCGATCAAGGCCGCGGTGGAGCTTTCGGCGCGCTATATCCATGACCGCAAATTGCCGGACAAGGCGATCGACGTGATCGACGAGACGGGCGCCAGTCAAATGCTTCTGCCCGAGAACAAGCGCAAGAAGACAATCGGCATCAAGGAAGTCGAGGCGACGATCGCGACGATGGCGCGCATTCCGCCGAAGACGGTGTCGAAGGATGACGCCGAAGTTCTCGAGCATCTCACCGAGACGCTGGAGCGCGTGGTCTATGGCCAGAACAGCGCCATCGTGGCTTTGACCTCGGCGATCAAACTGGCGCGGGCCGGCCTGCGCGATGGCGAAAAGCCGATCGGCAGCTATCTGTTTTCCGGTCCGACCGGCGTCGGCAAGACTGAGGTCGCGCGGCAGCTTGCCGTCGCGCTCGGAGTCGAACTCGTCCGCTTCGACATGTCGGAATATATGGAGCGCCACACTGTGTCGCGGCTGATCGGCGCGCCTCCCGGCTATGTCGGCTTCGATCAGGGCGGCCTGCTCACCGACTCCATCGACCAGCATCCGCATTGCGTGCTGCTTCTCGACGAGATCGAAAAGGCCCACCCAGACCTCTACAACATCCTGTTGCAGGTGATGGACCACGGCAAGCTGACGGACCATAGCGGCAAGCAGGTCGATTTCCGCAACGTCATCTTGATCATGACGACCAACGCGGGCGCTGCCGACATGCAGCGCTCCTCCTTCGGCTTCACCCGCGGCAAACGGGAAGGCGAGGACATCGAGGCGATCAATCGGATGTTCGCTCCCGAATTCCGCAACCGCCTCGACGCGGTGGTCACCTTCGGCCATCTGCCGCAGGAAGTCATCGTCAAGGTCGTCGACAAATTCATCATGCAGCTGGAAGCTCAGCTCGCCGACCGCAATGTCACGATCGAACTCGCCGATGAGGCGCGCAGCTGGCTGGTCGAGCATGGCTATGACGAGCAGATGGGCGCGCGGCCGATGGGCCGGGTCATCCAGCAGACGATCAAGACGCCGCTCGCCGACGAGGTGCTTTTCGGGCGCCTCAAGAACGGCGGCGCGGTGCGTGTGGTGGTCACGGAAGAGGATGGCGTCAAAAAGCTCGGCTTCGTCTTCCCCGAAGGTCCGATCCTGCCGCGGCCGGAGCGCGACATCGTCGAGGCCAGCAAGAAACGCGTGAGGCCGGAGCCGGAGGTGCGCCGCGCCAAATCCCGCCGTCTCAAGACGGATGAGGGCGAGGGCGACGACGATGAGCCGCTTGCCGACGACGATGAAGCGGAGCCCTTTGGCGCCGCGGACGAGTCGGAGACGAAGCACTGA
- a CDS encoding HIT family protein, with amino-acid sequence MASATYDNNNIFAKILRGEIPCQKVYEDDVALAFMDIMPRADGHVLVIPKAPSRNILDADPGALGALMARVQTLARAVKTAVAAEGVMILQCNEPAAGQTVFHLHFHILPCWSHVELRPHAGDMVSAEALVPIRDKIIAALQAG; translated from the coding sequence ATGGCGTCGGCGACCTACGACAACAACAATATTTTCGCGAAAATCCTGCGCGGCGAGATTCCCTGTCAAAAAGTCTATGAAGACGATGTCGCACTGGCTTTCATGGACATCATGCCGCGCGCTGATGGCCATGTCCTCGTCATCCCCAAGGCTCCATCGCGCAACATTCTGGACGCAGATCCCGGCGCCCTCGGCGCGCTCATGGCGCGGGTCCAGACGCTGGCGCGCGCCGTCAAGACAGCGGTGGCGGCGGAAGGAGTGATGATCCTGCAGTGCAACGAGCCGGCCGCCGGGCAGACGGTGTTTCATCTGCACTTCCACATCCTGCCGTGCTGGAGCCATGTTGAACTGCGCCCGCACGCGGGCGATATGGTGAGCGCCGAAGCTCTCGTACCCATCCGCGACAAGATTATCGCGGCGCTCCAAGCCGGCTGA
- a CDS encoding GNAT family N-acetyltransferase, with protein MPQPYKVEIATSIARIDAAEWDACANPDARSRAASDRATAVAAAPALFNAVEEAEARDDGERFNPFLTHAFLKALETSKSVSPAAGWSSAHVLVRDANGRLAAAAPTYLKSHSMGEYVFDFGWADAYQRAGLDYYPKLQVAAPFTPVTGRRLLLSPGHGEAARQALIAGLRACREAVGASSIHVTFPTKADWEALGSEGFLLRTGQQFHFINKGYATFDDFLNDLASRKRKMIRRERKEALAAGVEIECLTGSDIKDEHWDAFFLFYTDTGARKWGTPYLTRAFFESIGAAMADDILLVMAKRAGRYIAGAINFLGKDALYGRNWGAIEDHPFLHFEVCYYQAIAFAISRGLSRVEAGAQGEHKLARGYGPVATYSAHEIADPRFARAIDDYLKRERLQSEMTLADYAEQTPFKKAP; from the coding sequence ATGCCTCAGCCTTACAAGGTCGAGATCGCGACCTCCATCGCCAGGATCGATGCGGCGGAATGGGACGCTTGCGCCAACCCGGATGCGCGCTCCCGCGCTGCGAGCGATCGCGCAACGGCTGTGGCGGCCGCGCCAGCGCTTTTTAACGCTGTTGAAGAAGCCGAGGCGCGCGATGACGGCGAGCGTTTCAACCCTTTTCTGACGCACGCCTTCCTCAAGGCGCTCGAGACATCGAAGTCGGTCTCGCCCGCGGCCGGCTGGAGCAGCGCGCATGTGCTCGTCAGGGACGCCAATGGACGGCTGGCGGCGGCCGCGCCGACCTATTTGAAAAGTCATTCCATGGGTGAATATGTTTTCGATTTTGGCTGGGCCGACGCCTATCAGCGCGCCGGGCTCGACTATTATCCGAAGCTGCAGGTCGCCGCGCCCTTCACGCCCGTCACCGGCCGCCGGCTGCTGCTCTCCCCCGGCCACGGCGAAGCGGCGCGGCAGGCGCTCATAGCCGGCTTGCGCGCCTGCCGGGAAGCGGTCGGCGCCTCCTCGATCCATGTCACTTTCCCGACGAAGGCCGATTGGGAGGCGCTGGGATCGGAGGGATTTCTGCTGCGCACCGGTCAGCAATTTCACTTCATCAACAAGGGCTACGCGACTTTCGACGATTTCCTGAACGATCTTGCCTCGCGCAAACGCAAGATGATCCGGCGCGAACGCAAGGAGGCGCTGGCTGCCGGCGTCGAGATCGAATGTCTGACGGGATCTGACATCAAGGATGAGCACTGGGATGCGTTTTTCCTCTTTTATACGGACACCGGCGCCCGGAAATGGGGAACGCCCTATCTGACGCGCGCCTTTTTCGAGAGCATCGGCGCAGCGATGGCCGACGATATTTTGCTGGTGATGGCGAAACGCGCAGGCCGCTATATCGCAGGCGCGATCAACTTTCTGGGCAAGGACGCCCTCTATGGCCGCAACTGGGGCGCGATCGAAGATCATCCCTTTCTGCATTTCGAGGTCTGTTATTATCAGGCCATTGCGTTTGCTATCTCGCGCGGGCTGTCGCGCGTCGAGGCTGGAGCGCAAGGCGAACATAAGCTTGCGCGCGGCTATGGGCCTGTCGCGACCTATTCGGCGCATGAGATCGCCGATCCGCGTTTCGCCCGCGCCATTGACGATTATCTCAAAAGAGAGCGCCTGCAATCCGAGATGACGTTGGCGGATTACGCGGAGCAGACCCCCTTCAAGAAAGCGCCCTGA